One Desmodus rotundus isolate HL8 chromosome 4, HLdesRot8A.1, whole genome shotgun sequence DNA segment encodes these proteins:
- the CDK1 gene encoding cyclin-dependent kinase 1, translating to MEDYIKIEKIGEGTYGVVYKGKHKTTGQVVAMKKIRLESEEEGVPSTAIREISLLKELRHPNIVSLQDVLMQDSRLYLIFEYLSMDLKKYLDSIPPGQFMDSSLVKSYLYQILQGIVFCHSRRVLHRDLKPQNLLIDDKGTIKLADFGLARAFGIPIRVYTHEVVTLWYRSPEVLLGSARYSTPVDIWSIGTIFAELATKKPLFHGDSEIDQLFRIFRALGTPNNEVWPDVESLQDYKNTFPKWKPGSLASHVKNLDENGLDLLSKMLVYDPAKRISGKMALNHPYFNDLDNQIKKM from the exons ATGGAAGACTATatcaaaatagagaaaattggAGAAG GCACCTATGGAGTTGTGTATAAGGGTAAACACAAAACCACAGGTCAAGTGGTAGCCATGAAGAAAATCAGACTAGAAAGTGAAGAGGAAGGGGTTCCTAGTACTGCAATTCGGGAAATCTCTCTTTTAAAGGAACTTCGTCACCCAAATATAGTCAG tctTCAAGATGTGCTCATGCAGGATTCAAGGTTATATCTCATCTTTGAATACCTTTCCATGGATCTAAAGAAATACTTGGATTCTATCCCTCCTGGTCAATTCATGGATTCTTCACTTGTTAAG AGCTATTTGTACCAGATCCTACAAGGGATTGTGTTTTGTCACTCTAGAAGAGTTCTGCACCGCGACTTAAAACCTCAAAATCTATTGATTGATGACAAAGGAACAATTAAACTGGCTGATTTTGGTCTTGCCAGAGCTTTTGGAATACCTATTAGAGTATATACACATGAG GTAGTAACACTTTGGTATAGATCTCCAGAAGTATTGCTCGGGTCAGCTCGCTATTCGACTCCAGTTGACATTTGGAGTATAGGCACCATATTTGCTGAATTAGCGACTAAGAAACCACTTTTCCATGGAGATTCAGAAATTGATCAGCTCTTCAGAATTTTCAG AGCTTTGGGTACCCCCAACAATGAAGTGTGGCCAGATGTGGAATCTTTACAGGACTATAAGAATACATTTCCCAAATGGAAACCAGGAAGTCTAGCATCCCATGTCAAAAACTTGGATGAAAATGGCTTGGATCTGCTCTCG AAAATGTTAGTCTACGATCCTGCCAAACGAATTTCTGGCAAAATGGCACTGAATCATCCATATTTTAATGATTTGGACAATCAGATTAAGAAGATGTAG